In Rhodamnia argentea isolate NSW1041297 chromosome 4, ASM2092103v1, whole genome shotgun sequence, the following proteins share a genomic window:
- the LOC115743450 gene encoding uncharacterized protein LOC115743450 — protein sequence MRGSVLVVVAVLLSATCRLGCAFIDGLVPNGNFELGPKPSEMKGTVVVGKYALPEWEISGFVEYIKAGQKQGDMLLVVPEGSFAVRLGNEASIKQRLRVVKGMYYSITFSAARTCAQEERLNISVAPDWGVLPMQTLYSSNGWDSYAWAFQAELDVAEIVVHNPGVEEDPACGPLIDSVAIKALYPPRATNKNLLKNGGFEEGPYIFPNTSWGVLIPPNIEDDHSPLPGWMVESLKAVKYIDSAHFSVPGGQRAVELVAGKESAIAQVARTISGKAYTLFFAVGDASNSCEGSMIVEAFAGRDTIKVPYESKGKGGYKRAVLRFKAESMRTRIMFYSTFYTMRSDDFSSLCGPVVDDVVLLSVRNP from the exons ATGAGAGGGTCGGTTTtagtggtggtggcggtgcTGCTCTCCGCCACCTGCCGCCTCGGTTGTGCCTTCATCGACG GGCTAGTGCCGAACGGGAACTTCGAGCTCGGGCCCAAGCCCTCGGAGATGAAAGGCACGGTGGTGGTCGGTAAGTACGCGCTCCCCGAGTGGGAGATCTCGGGCTTCGTGGAGTACATCAAGGCAGGCCAGAAGCAGGGTGACATGCTGTTGGTTGTCCCCGAGGGCTCGTTCGCTGTGCGGCTCGGGAACGAGGCCTCGATCAAGCAGCGGCTCCGGGTGGTGAAGGGCATGTATTACTCAATCACGTTCAGCGCGGCCCGGACGTGCGCCCAGGAGGAGAGGCTCAACATATCGGTCGCGCCCGACTGGGGGGTGCTTCCGATGCAGACCCTGTACAGCAGCAACGGGTGGGACTCGTATGCCTGGGCATTCCAGGCTGAGCTTGATGTGGCTGAGATTGTGGTCCACAATCCAGGAGTCGAGGAGGACCCTGCTTGTGGTCCCTTGATCGATTCGGTAGCAATCAAGGCTCTCTATCCTCCTAGAGCAACTAATA AGAACTTACTGAAGAACGGTGGCTTCGAAGAGGGTCCTTACATCTTCCCAAACACGTCCTGGGGAGTATTGATCCCTCCGAACATTGAGGATGACCACTCTCCCTTGCCTGGCTGGATGGTAGAATCCCTCAAAGCAGTCAAATACATCGACTCCGCCCACTTCTCTGTCCCTGGGGGCCAGAGAGCAGTCGAGCTCGTCGCCGGAAAAGAGAGCGCGATTGCTCAAGTAGCCAGGACCATCTCAGGGAAAGCCTACACCCTATTCTTCGCCGTCGGAGACGCGAGCAACTCGTGCGAGGGGTCGATGATCGTCGAGGCGTTTGCTGGGAGGGACACCATCAAGGTGCCCTATGAGTCCAAGGGCAAAGGCGGGTACAAGCGCGCCGTCCTCCGGTTCAAGGCTGAGTCCATGAGGACCAGGATCATGTTCTACAGCACGTTCTACACCATGAGGAGCGACGATTTCTCTTCTCTGTGTGGTCCGGTTGTCGACGACGTCGTCCTCTTGAGCGTCAGGAACCCTTAA